A stretch of Spodoptera frugiperda isolate SF20-4 chromosome 6, AGI-APGP_CSIRO_Sfru_2.0, whole genome shotgun sequence DNA encodes these proteins:
- the LOC118267798 gene encoding dnaJ-like protein 60, with protein MFFLKRFYDIKTVKAFLRCYSLSRKNHYEVLNLRKNCSDKEIKEAFIQMSKEFHPDKNKDVRAQEKFVRIVEAYNVLGKPTSRAHYDNMIEIETTGSSYVYRSHVAHNIRRNPQYSYYYESHARTSNRTTNENTNNNFYGVAGIKKLPNYVIIAMCTGVALIGVFLQVFVIRNLYIAQRKQAQEKSQRLAEELDKVRAAAQTNGNELQTRLLLDKIVAAANPTVATASLGQALANEKKNSSEALLTELGLTEKAKRAEDWSYSTKNDSQMQNFIKKLMSSLL; from the exons ATGTTTTTTTTGAAACGATTTTATGACATCAAAACAGTAAAGGCTTTTCTGAGGTGCTACag tttaagCAGAAAAAATCATTATGAAGTCCTCAATTTACGAAAAAATTGCTCCGATAAAGAAATCAAAGAAGCGTTCATACAAATGAGCAAAGAA tTCCATCCTGATAAAAACAAAGATGTAAGGGCACAGGAAAAGTTTGTGCGTATTGTGGAGGCGTACAATGTGCTTGGGAAACCAACAAGTCGTGCGCACTATGACAACATGATAGAGATAGAAACTACTGGGTCCTCTTATGTGTACAGATCACATGTAGCACACAA TATACGGAGGAACCCACAGTACAGCTACTACTATGAATCCCATGCAAGGACGTCTAACAGAACTACGAAtgaaaacacaaataataatttctatggCGTGGCTGGCATAAAGAAATTACCAAACTATGTCATCATTGCTATGTGTACTGGGGTGGCCCTGATTGGAGTTTTCCTGCAAGTGTTTGTAATAAG AAATTTATACATAGCACAGCGTAAACAAGCTCAAGAGAAGTCTCAACGTCTTGCAGAAGAATTGGACAAAGTCCGGGCTGCAGCTCAGACAAATGGAAATGAG TTGCAGACTCGTCTACTACTTGACAAGATCGTGGCAGCGGCGAACCCGACAGTCGCTACAGCGTCATTAGGACAGGCTCTGGCGAACGAAAAGAA AAATTCGTCGGAGGCTTTGCTCACGGAATTAGGATTGACGGAAAAGGCGAAACGCGCAGAAGATTGGTCgtattcaacgaaaaacgattCACAAATGCAAAACTTCATCAAAAAACTTAtgtcatcattattataa
- the LOC118267879 gene encoding uncharacterized protein LOC118267879 produces MVLLRVCKRVVHDEFTRKISNIIPCRAAFNLTKMNKIQWPELSQKEDTRRHLSMKKETKFHVRKIKSEDKECVIDFLRKYFLRDEPMSQAVKLINGPNDRCMEAEKSVASAIDEGFSVTAVDENEELVGVVINAAMHKNDCSDYKQAVEKCANPKFRRILTVLMHMREKSRLWEKVPSSCGMVMDLTMASVHPNWRKRHVMEILARESETIAKDVGACAIRMDATSFYSGRAAERLGYKNIYSIKYADLPDAPQPEPPHLEARVYMKLLQDAVYKQCMLYKQVSFGRFLFLMLYVLCYMFHRVLRAVFAVMTPGRFLPPNQKQDPTEIPVSGSRETMADQDYVIQPVQPGDTEECLELLRKTFFIDEPMNHAVGLCSDGNCADLEEYSAHYLHENGWSFKAVDKNGKIVGVMVSGLSPLKPKDDGSDYVTQAQQCKDPKFAKILYVLAQREEGAKLWEKFPDLDEVLDVKLAATDPNWRKRGIMNNLLAATEKLAKERGIKVLRMDTSSAFSAMSAEKLGFTCMYYAPYTEIKMDGKPLIVPEPPHVHDKVYTKVLL; encoded by the exons ATGGTATTACTACGTGTTTGTAAACGTGTCGTTCATGAtgaatttacaagaaaaatcaGCAACATAATTCCATGTAGAGCAGCATTTAATTTGACGAAAATGAACAAGATTCAATGGCCAGAACTA aGCCAGAAAGAAGATACGAGAAGGCACCTCAGtatgaaaaaagaaactaaattcCACGTccgaaaaataaaatcagaGGATAAAGAATGCGTGATTGATTTTCTAAGGAA ATATTTCTTACGTGACGAGCCAATGTCCCAAGCAGTGAAACTTATAAACGGTCCAAATGATCGATGTATGGAAGCTGAGAAAAGTGTAGCCAGTGCTATTGATGAAGGATTCTCAGTAACCGCTGTTGATGAAAACGAAGAGCTAGTGGGAGTCGTTATCAATGCGGCAATGCATAAAAAT GACTGCAGTGACTATAAACAAGCAGTAGAGAAATGTGCAAATCCCAAATTCAGACGCATTCTTACCGTTCTAATGCATATGCGAGAAAAATCCCGACTTTGGGAAAAAGTGCCAAGTAGTTGTGGTATGGTAATGGATCTTACGATGGCATCTGTACACCCGAATTGGAGAAAAAGACACGTCATGGAAATACTGGCCAGGGAATCAGA aACAATTGCAAAAGACGTTGGTGCATGTGCAATACGCATGGACGCGACGTCGTTTTACTCAGGGCGCGCAGCTGAACGATTGGGGTACAAGAACATATACTCAATCAAATACGCTGACTTGCCAGATGCACCACAACCTGAACCGCCCCACCTCGAAGCTAGGGTTTACATGAAACTATTACAAG ATGCT gtttacaaacaatgtatgttgtacaaacaggttagtttcggtaggttcctgtttctgatgttatatgtgttatgttatatgttccaccgtgtcctccgggcggtcttcgcagtgatgacacccgggcgtttcctcccgcccaatcaaaaacaggatcctaccgaaattcctgtgtccg GGTCCAGAGAGACAATGGCTGACCAAGATTACGTAATACAACCAGTTCAACCTGGAGACACGGAGGAATGTCTTGAGTTACTGAGGAA GACATTTTTCATCGACGAGCCTATGAACCATGCGGTGGGACTATGCAGTGACGGTAACTGTGCAGATCTTGAAGAATACTCCGCACACTACCTACACGAAAACGGATGGTCATTCAAAGCAGTCGACAAGAATGGCAAAATTGTCGGCGTCATGGTCAGCGGATTGAGTCCTTTGAAACCA AAAGATGATGGCAGCGACTACGTGACCCAGGCTCAACAGTGCAAAGACCCGAAATTCGCAAAGATTCTATACGTGTTAGCACAAAGAGAGGAAGGTGCCAAACTTTGGGAGAAGTTCCCCGATTTGGACGAGGTGCTGGACGTGAAACTTGCGGCCACAGACCCCAACTGGAGGAAACGAGGCATCATGAACAATCTGTTAGCTGCTACAGA GAAGCTGGCCAAGGAACGTGGTATCAAAGTACTGCGCATGGACACATCGAGTGCCTTCTCAGCAATGTCGGCGGAGAAACTTGGCTTCACTTGCATGTACTACGCTCCCTACACTGAGATCAAAATGGACGGCAAGCCGCTTATAGTCCCCGAACCACCTCACGTACACGACAAAGTTTATACCAAAGTCCTATTATAA